ATCGCGGCGGGACTGACCGACGGCCTGATTCGGGTGAGCGTCGGCATCGAGAGCGTCGAGGACCAGATCGCGGATCTGGAGCAGGCGATCGACACCGCTACGAACTGAGTGTCGTCCACGATGGGGCGGTGGCCTCGCTCAGCGGCCGCCGAATCGGCGGCCGCTGAGCGAACGGGGAAAGGCTGGTCCCCGAAAAGTGGCGCGGAATCCCGCGCCACGACCTCCCGGACCTGGTGGTTATAGAAAACCGGAGGTTTTCCGGAGCCGAAAAGACCGCGAAGGGTCTCCCCTTGGACATGAAAAGGGCGAGCAGGGCGAGGTTGCGGAGCAACCTCGCGTGCGAACGGGACGCTTCACGTCCCGTGAGTGATGCCTCTCAAGGCCGAGTGAGGGCTTTCAGATGCGACCGACGTTCTCGACTTCGACGCTTTCGACGCCCTCGACCTCCGAGAAGCTCTCCTCGACGGCCTCCGTACCACCGGCGTCGTCGGGGACGATCACGGTCGGGAGCAGCGCGACCAGTCCGAACGCGACGTCATCACGTTCGAAGCCGTTGATCTTCGCACCCTCGGGAAGCGCCCCCTCCAGTCGGTCCTGAAGTTCGTCGAGGTCGATCTCCGGATCCTGGGGCATGACCTTGAGCTTGGCAGCGACCTTTCCCATCGTTATGGCCCCGTGAAGCCACAGTCGGGACATTTATACAGGTTGCTCTGCTTGCGGCATTTCGCACAGCGATAGATCTGGGATCCGCAGTCGGGGCACTTGAATCGGGCGGCGTTGGTCCCCGAGATGTTGATCCCGCACGAGACGCATTGTCGCGCCTCTTGTTGCTGGGATTGGCTCATGAATTGCCCTTTCGTCGCGTTGCTTTTAACCGTTGTCGTTCGAGGTTGCGAAACCAGTTCGAACGGGGCCCACGACAGCGAGGTCGCATACGTGTAGACGAACGTGACGTTGTCATCGAAACTGAATGCTGCGTCAGATTCCGTAGTAGAACAGTGCGATCGGTCCGATCAACACCCCCATCAGGTGGACTCGATTCGCGCCGAAACGCACGGGGATGAAGCCGACGATCGCGCTCACGGAGAACACGACGATCCCGATCGCGCCCGCGAAGACGTACGAGAGGACCACGAGCAACGCGAGAATGACGAGACAGAGCTTCATGTAATCGAGGGTGCTGATCACACGGAGATACCAGTCGCCGACGACCAACACGAGGACGAACCCGATCGCAGCGGCGATAGCGACGGCCGAAAGGAGCACAGGAAGGTTCAGCGGTACCTCGGCGCGTTCGACGGCGACGAGCACACCCGTTCGTGGCGCGCCGAGCGCGACGAACGCGAACAGCGCGAAGATCGTATTGGCCGTGTTCACGCCACTGGTCGCGATCACGAATCCGCGATCCCCGCTCGATCCGGGGAGCGCCAGCAGCGCGAGGACGGCCGCGATGGCACTGGAAACGCCGGGCAGGTAGCCCACGACCGCACCCGCGAGCGCACCGGCCGCCGCCGGCAGCAACACTGCCTGCCGCGGGATCGTAATGGTATCGACGGTCTGCTCGGGAATCCCCGATCCACCCATCGCGTCGATCAGGATCGGCGCGCCGAACAGCCCCGCGAAGAGCGGCGCGAGGATGTCGCCA
This region of Halalkalicoccus subterraneus genomic DNA includes:
- a CDS encoding elongation factor 1-beta; its protein translation is MGKVAAKLKVMPQDPEIDLDELQDRLEGALPEGAKINGFERDDVAFGLVALLPTVIVPDDAGGTEAVEESFSEVEGVESVEVENVGRI
- a CDS encoding HVO_2753 family zinc finger protein, which encodes MSQSQQQEARQCVSCGINISGTNAARFKCPDCGSQIYRCAKCRKQSNLYKCPDCGFTGP
- a CDS encoding tripartite tricarboxylate transporter permease; this encodes MDPGISVSLDPAFALQSLAFVLGGALLGTLSGLTPGLHANNFALILAGMAPLMPGPPLLVGAAMLSAGVVHTFLDVVPALALGVPDAEMAVAALPGHRLVLDGRGYEALRLSAMGSALAVVFAVPLAVPVTLVMVELWPTLVEHMPLVLGCVVVIMLLTETTLSGLVGGLLAFGTSALLGTTALDLDPAAPLYGDILAPLFAGLFGAPILIDAMGGSGIPEQTVDTITIPRQAVLLPAAAGALAGAVVGYLPGVSSAIAAVLALLALPGSSGDRGFVIATSGVNTANTIFALFAFVALGAPRTGVLVAVERAEVPLNLPVLLSAVAIAAAIGFVLVLVVGDWYLRVISTLDYMKLCLVILALLVVLSYVFAGAIGIVVFSVSAIVGFIPVRFGANRVHLMGVLIGPIALFYYGI